In a genomic window of Methylovirgula sp. 4M-Z18:
- a CDS encoding nucleobase:cation symporter-2 family protein, which produces MTETQAQGLDASRPEDGHLGIFANLAYGFQHVLTMYGGIVAVPLILGQAAGLSPADIGLLITASLFAGGLATILQTIGIPFFGCQLPLVQGVSFAGVATMTTIVAAKDGGGLPAVLGAVMLASLCGLLITPVFSRVIKFFPPLVTGIVITTIGLTLMPVAARWAMGGNNNAPGFGSVANIGLAGMTLAFVLILSKVGSAAISRLSILLSMIIGTIIATFLGMADFSKITEGPIFALPTLFHFGLPSFGAAATISMVIVIIVTLVETSADILAIGEIIGTKVDSHRLGDGLRADMLSSLIAPIFGSFTQSAFAQNVGLVAVTGVKSRYVVACAGLILVTLGLLPVMGRVIAAVPASVLGGAGLVLFGTVAASGIRSLSKVEYANNMNLVIVATSLGFGMIPIAAPQFYEHFPAWFSTIFHSGISSAAIMAIALNLLFNHLKLGNSDQQSVFVAASERILRYQDVAGLHEGDYFLDGQLYDAKGKPVQIVHDAH; this is translated from the coding sequence TTGACTGAGACGCAAGCACAAGGATTGGACGCGTCGCGCCCGGAGGACGGGCATCTCGGCATTTTCGCTAACCTTGCCTATGGCTTTCAGCACGTTCTGACCATGTATGGCGGCATTGTCGCCGTCCCGCTCATTCTGGGCCAGGCCGCCGGCCTCTCGCCCGCCGACATCGGGCTCCTGATCACCGCATCGCTCTTTGCCGGCGGTCTGGCCACGATCCTGCAGACGATCGGTATTCCTTTCTTCGGTTGCCAATTACCACTGGTGCAAGGCGTTTCCTTCGCCGGCGTCGCCACCATGACGACGATCGTCGCTGCAAAGGACGGCGGCGGCTTGCCGGCGGTGCTGGGCGCGGTGATGCTGGCATCACTCTGCGGCTTGCTGATCACGCCGGTCTTTTCGCGCGTCATCAAGTTCTTCCCGCCGCTCGTCACCGGCATCGTCATCACTACGATCGGCCTGACACTAATGCCGGTCGCCGCCCGCTGGGCGATGGGCGGCAACAACAACGCGCCAGGGTTTGGCAGCGTCGCCAATATCGGCCTCGCCGGGATGACCCTGGCGTTCGTTCTCATCCTGAGCAAGGTCGGCAGCGCCGCCATCTCGCGCCTGTCGATTTTGCTATCCATGATCATCGGCACGATCATCGCCACATTTCTCGGCATGGCCGATTTCTCCAAGATAACTGAGGGACCGATCTTCGCGCTGCCGACGCTGTTTCACTTCGGCCTGCCGAGCTTCGGTGCGGCCGCCACGATCTCCATGGTGATCGTCATCATCGTCACCTTGGTGGAAACCTCGGCCGACATTCTCGCGATCGGCGAAATCATCGGCACGAAAGTGGATTCGCATCGGCTCGGCGACGGCTTGCGCGCCGACATGCTCTCCAGCCTGATCGCGCCGATCTTCGGCTCGTTCACCCAAAGCGCCTTCGCGCAAAATGTCGGCCTTGTCGCCGTGACCGGCGTGAAAAGCCGCTATGTCGTCGCCTGCGCCGGCCTGATTTTGGTGACGCTCGGCCTGCTGCCTGTCATGGGCCGGGTGATCGCGGCGGTGCCCGCTTCGGTTCTCGGCGGTGCGGGGCTCGTTCTGTTCGGCACGGTGGCGGCGAGCGGCATCCGGTCGCTGTCGAAGGTCGAATATGCCAACAACATGAATCTCGTGATCGTCGCGACCTCGCTCGGCTTCGGCATGATCCCGATTGCCGCGCCGCAATTCTACGAACATTTCCCCGCCTGGTTCAGCACGATCTTCCATTCCGGCATCAGCTCGGCGGCCATCATGGCGATTGCGCTGAACCTGCTGTTCAACCATCTCAAACTCGGCAATTCCGACCAGCAATCGGTGTTCGTCGCGGCCTCGGAACGCATCCTGCGCTACCAGGACGTGGCCGGCTTGCACGAGGGCGATTATTTCCTTGACGGCCAGCTCTACGACGCGAAGGGCAAGCCGGTGCAGATCGTGCACGACGCACACTGA
- a CDS encoding NCS2 family permease, whose product MLEAVFKLKEQGTSVRTEMIAGITTFLTMAYIIFVNPEILSSTGMDRNAVFVATCLAAATGSLIMGLFANWPIGMAPGMGLNAFFAFGVVGAMGFTWQQALGAVFISGSVFLVLTVTGVRRWLVAGIPHSMRSAIAAGIGMFLGIIALKSSGIIVGNQATLVTLGKLNQPGTLLAILGFFVIAALDTLKVRGAILIGILLITVLSMIVGVSTFGGIVSPPPSILPTFLQLDIPGALHGGWLNVILVFVLVEVFDATGTLIGVAKRAGLIADDKPNNLGKALLADSSAIVAGSLLGTSSTTAYVESVSGVQSGGRTGLTAVVVGVLFLASLFFSPLAGAVPVYATAPALLYVACLMMRELLEIDWQDITEAAPSALTALMMPFTYSIANGLAFGFISYAVMKALTGRPRELHLATGLVAVLFVIRFAFFV is encoded by the coding sequence GTGCTGGAGGCAGTTTTCAAACTGAAGGAACAGGGGACATCGGTCCGGACGGAGATGATCGCGGGGATCACGACCTTCCTGACCATGGCCTATATCATCTTCGTCAATCCGGAGATCCTGTCGTCGACCGGCATGGACCGGAATGCGGTGTTCGTGGCGACCTGTCTTGCCGCCGCAACCGGATCGCTGATCATGGGCCTGTTTGCCAATTGGCCGATCGGCATGGCGCCCGGCATGGGCCTCAACGCCTTCTTCGCCTTCGGTGTCGTCGGCGCCATGGGCTTTACCTGGCAGCAGGCCTTGGGCGCGGTCTTCATCTCCGGCAGCGTATTTCTCGTTCTGACCGTGACAGGCGTGCGCCGCTGGCTGGTCGCCGGCATTCCGCATTCTATGCGAAGTGCGATTGCAGCCGGTATCGGCATGTTTCTTGGCATTATCGCGCTGAAGAGCTCCGGCATCATCGTCGGCAACCAGGCGACCTTGGTGACACTCGGCAAGCTCAACCAGCCCGGCACGCTGCTCGCCATCCTCGGCTTCTTCGTGATCGCCGCGCTCGACACACTGAAAGTACGCGGCGCGATCCTGATCGGCATTCTGCTCATCACCGTGCTGTCGATGATTGTCGGCGTCAGCACGTTCGGCGGCATCGTCTCGCCGCCGCCGAGCATTCTGCCGACCTTCCTGCAACTCGACATTCCCGGCGCGCTGCATGGCGGATGGCTGAACGTGATCCTGGTCTTCGTGCTGGTCGAAGTGTTCGACGCCACGGGGACGCTGATCGGCGTCGCCAAGCGCGCCGGCCTGATCGCCGACGACAAGCCGAACAATCTCGGCAAGGCCCTGCTCGCCGACAGCAGCGCGATCGTCGCCGGCTCCTTGCTCGGGACCAGCAGCACGACCGCCTATGTGGAGAGCGTGTCGGGCGTGCAGTCCGGTGGGCGCACCGGATTGACGGCCGTCGTCGTCGGCGTGCTGTTCCTCGCCTCGTTGTTCTTCTCGCCGCTGGCGGGGGCCGTGCCGGTCTATGCGACCGCGCCTGCGCTGCTCTATGTCGCCTGTCTGATGATGCGCGAACTCCTTGAGATCGATTGGCAGGACATTACCGAGGCGGCGCCGTCCGCGCTGACCGCCCTGATGATGCCCTTCACCTATTCGATCGCCAACGGCCTCGCCTTCGGCTTCATCAGCTATGCGGTTATGAAAGCGCTGACGGGCCGGCCGCGTGAGCTGCATCTGGCAACCGGTCTGGTCGCTGTCCTGTTCGTCATCCGCTTCGCCTTCTTCGTCTAA
- the rpsP gene encoding 30S ribosomal protein S16 codes for MSLKIRLSRGGAKKRPFYRVVVADSRMPRDGRFIEKLGTFDPLKAKEDAARLVLDVEKAKEWIAKGAQPTDRVTRLLDDLGVLKREARNNPEKAKPKKKAQERAAAAAKAAEAAA; via the coding sequence ATGTCCCTGAAAATTCGTCTCTCCCGCGGCGGCGCCAAGAAGCGTCCATTCTACCGCGTCGTTGTCGCCGACTCGCGCATGCCGCGCGACGGCCGCTTCATCGAGAAGCTCGGCACCTTTGACCCGCTGAAGGCCAAGGAAGATGCGGCGCGCCTCGTGCTCGACGTGGAAAAGGCCAAGGAATGGATCGCCAAGGGCGCCCAGCCGACCGACCGCGTCACCCGCCTGCTCGACGACCTCGGCGTGTTGAAGCGCGAAGCCCGCAACAATCCGGAAAAGGCCAAGCCGAAGAAGAAGGCGCAGGAGCGCGCGGCTGCGGCGGCCAAGGCGGCGGAAGCTGCTGCGTAA
- a CDS encoding NIPSNAP family protein, which produces MITCHLRYVIDPYKLAEFEAYAKMWIPLVSRLGGEHHGYFLPAEGANNIAFALFSFPSLAAYETYRQNMANDPECQAAFAFAESNRCIVSYERSFLRPVLQ; this is translated from the coding sequence GTGATTACCTGCCATCTGCGCTATGTGATCGATCCGTATAAATTGGCGGAGTTCGAAGCTTACGCCAAAATGTGGATTCCGCTGGTCAGTCGCCTTGGCGGCGAACACCACGGCTATTTTCTGCCCGCCGAAGGCGCCAACAATATCGCCTTCGCTTTGTTCAGTTTTCCGAGTTTGGCGGCTTACGAAACGTACCGTCAGAATATGGCAAATGACCCTGAGTGTCAGGCCGCATTTGCATTTGCCGAAAGCAACCGCTGCATCGTGAGCTACGAGCGCTCATTCCTGCGGCCTGTCCTCCAGTAA
- the ffh gene encoding signal recognition particle protein, whose amino-acid sequence MFEGLSEKLSGIFDSLTRRGALTENDVNAAMREIRRALLEADVALDVVRSFTDKVRERAIGANVVKSVTPGQMVVKIVNDVLVETLGADADPINLDANPPVAIMMVGLQGAGKTTTTAKIAKRLTDRFKKRVLMASLDVKRPAAQEQLAVLGRQTGIDTLPIVAGQTPVQIARRAEETARLQGYDVVMLDTAGRTHIDEPLMVEMAEIKAVGRPHEILLVADSLTGQDAVNLAKSFDDRVGITGIVLTRVDGDGRGGAALSMRAVTGKPIKLIGTGEKIDALEDFHPARIANRILGMGDIVSLVEKAAATLDAEKAQKIAERMRKGKFDLADMAEQLAQMEKLGGLGGVMGMLPGIAKMKEQLAKVDDKVIKRQRAIILSMTPEERRNPDVLKASRKKRIAAGSGMKVEDVNKLLKQHRQMADMMKALGGAKKGPLANMARAFGLGSGMPQPTPEQLEALQQQMGGKMPDMPKLPDAPPPGAFAPKPGLPGLGTSKLPGLGGLPGLGGFNPFGKKK is encoded by the coding sequence ATGTTCGAGGGCCTTTCCGAAAAGCTCTCTGGCATATTCGATAGTCTGACCCGCCGCGGCGCTCTCACCGAGAACGACGTGAATGCGGCCATGCGCGAAATCCGCCGGGCCTTGCTCGAGGCGGACGTCGCGCTCGACGTCGTGCGCTCCTTCACCGACAAGGTGCGCGAGCGGGCGATCGGCGCCAATGTCGTCAAATCGGTCACGCCCGGCCAGATGGTCGTGAAGATCGTCAACGACGTGCTGGTCGAAACCCTCGGCGCCGATGCCGATCCGATCAATCTCGACGCCAATCCGCCGGTCGCGATCATGATGGTCGGCCTGCAGGGCGCCGGTAAGACGACCACCACCGCCAAAATCGCCAAGCGCCTGACCGACCGCTTCAAGAAGCGCGTGCTCATGGCCTCGCTCGACGTGAAGCGCCCGGCCGCGCAGGAACAGCTCGCCGTGCTCGGCCGCCAGACCGGCATCGACACGCTCCCCATCGTCGCCGGCCAGACGCCGGTGCAGATCGCCCGCCGCGCCGAGGAGACCGCGCGTCTGCAGGGCTATGACGTGGTGATGCTCGACACCGCCGGCCGCACCCATATCGACGAGCCGCTGATGGTCGAGATGGCGGAAATCAAGGCCGTCGGTCGGCCGCACGAGATCCTGCTCGTCGCCGACAGCCTGACCGGCCAGGACGCGGTCAATCTCGCCAAAAGCTTCGACGACCGCGTCGGCATCACCGGCATCGTGCTGACCCGCGTCGACGGCGACGGCCGCGGCGGCGCCGCGCTCTCGATGCGCGCCGTCACCGGCAAGCCGATCAAGCTGATCGGCACGGGTGAAAAGATCGATGCGCTCGAGGATTTCCATCCGGCGCGCATCGCCAACCGCATTCTCGGCATGGGCGACATCGTCTCGCTGGTCGAAAAGGCGGCGGCGACGCTGGACGCGGAAAAGGCGCAGAAAATCGCCGAGCGGATGCGCAAGGGCAAGTTCGACCTCGCCGACATGGCGGAACAGCTCGCGCAGATGGAAAAACTCGGCGGTCTTGGCGGCGTGATGGGCATGCTGCCCGGCATCGCCAAGATGAAGGAGCAGCTCGCCAAGGTCGACGACAAAGTCATCAAGCGCCAGCGCGCCATCATCCTGTCGATGACGCCGGAAGAGCGCCGCAACCCCGACGTCCTGAAAGCCTCGCGCAAGAAGCGCATCGCGGCCGGTTCCGGCATGAAGGTCGAGGACGTCAACAAGCTCCTGAAGCAGCACCGCCAGATGGCCGATATGATGAAGGCGCTCGGCGGCGCGAAAAAAGGCCCGCTCGCCAATATGGCGCGCGCCTTCGGCCTCGGCAGCGGCATGCCGCAGCCGACCCCGGAACAGCTCGAAGCCTTGCAACAGCAGATGGGCGGCAAAATGCCCGACATGCCGAAGCTCCCCGACGCACCGCCGCCCGGCGCGTTCGCGCCGAAGCCCGGCCTGCCGGGTTTGGGCACAAGCAAACTCCCCGGCCTTGGCGGTCTGCCTGGCCTCGGCGGGTTCAACCCGTTCGGCAAGAAGAAGTGA